CTCATCGGGGTCCTGGACCAGCTCGTTCCCAGAAACTATCCCTACCGACACCTGGAAGGCAACTCGCCCGCCCACCTGATGGCCTCGCTGATCGGCAGTTCGGTGACCGTTATCGTTGAAAGTGGCCGGCCCAGGCTCGGCACCTGGCAGCGGATCTTTTTCTGTGAGTTCGACGGACCCCGCTCCCGCAAGGTCTGGTGGCGCCCCCTCTAAGGCCTACTGGCCCGGAATCACTTATGGACAATAAAA
The Desulfobacterales bacterium DNA segment above includes these coding regions:
- a CDS encoding secondary thiamine-phosphate synthase enzyme YjbQ, with the translated sequence MADRTLTVTTSSKMEFVDITDALARELAGADINHGAVLVYNPHTTAGLTINEGADPAVQSDLIGVLDQLVPRNYPYRHLEGNSPAHLMASLIGSSVTVIVESGRPRLGTWQRIFFCEFDGPRSRKVWWRPL